The Balaenoptera acutorostrata chromosome 6, mBalAcu1.1, whole genome shotgun sequence genome includes the window GCTCCGGCCACGTCGAAGGGAGCTGCCGATTTGGTCTCTGAGGGCCTCCAGTCTCCGGGCCAAGTTCGGAACTGCAGCCCCACCTGAGGGACACAGTGAGACTTGAGGCCAGCACTCCCTTGGGCCCTGCCTCACCCAGGCCCATCAGTGTCCCAACATCCTCTGGGGAAGCCTCAGGTGGGACCCACTCCCCTGCCCCTGCCATGTACCCCACGGGCTCCAGCATACATCTGGGAGTGCAGGTGGCCCTAGGAAGAGAATTCTAAGTTCCAGAAATAGAAAGATCTTAGAACTCTCACTTCTTAGTATGCCCCCTATTTCAGAACTGGGAAGACTAAGGTTTGGAGAAGGTGGTTCTGGCCCAAGATCCCAGAAAACACTGGCAGCCCTTCCCCTGCTCCTTTCTTCACCTCTAAGCACTGGCGATGTGTTCAGGGGCCCCATGGGCAGGGGAGGTGCAGAGGGTACCACTTCCTCCTTGGTCAGCATTTCTGCCAGGACCTGGGTCTGAATCCAGTCGCTGTGACTCCTGGGCCAGGGTGGGTTGGGTGGTGGGAAGCGAGCCTTCACTTTCCTgggcctcccccacccacccacccccccgtgCCCCAGAGCCGGACCCACCTCTCTCTTGAACACTTGGCAGAGCCAGGGCTACATGGGGGCACCCAGGGAGGGGGACGGGCAGGCAGGGGCATGTCAGCTGGGGCCTTAGAGCCAAACACCTGCAGGAAAGACCAGAGCCCACACTGGGTGCCCTCAGCCCTGCTTCTGTGCCCCACTTCCCTGGTGCCGACCATGACACCACCATCCCTGCCGTACCTGCCCCATGGGGCACTAAGAACGTCAGGTGGGCATGGGCATAAAGGGGTGGGGTCATGATCACTTTTTCTGTGGGCAGTGTGTGGCCCTTGTGACGTCCTCTCTGGAGACAAgcaactccatgagggcaggaaccatgtcAGGTCTGTGAatcctcagtgcccagcacaggggcTGCCACGAAGCAAGGAGCTTAAGGAGGGTTATTGAATGAGGAAGTGAACACTCATTCACTAAGTAAATGCATCCATTAACTCATTCATTAAGTAAATGCATAAATGAGTAACatgtaagtgaatgaatgaataagcaaacagCAGAGCAAGTTCCCGAAAGAAGgtaggatggggaggaggggcaggagaggtAAATAGCTATTTTGAACCCTAGGCAGAGAGAACCCAAAGCCAGCCACTCCCCACTGTGACCCAGCCCGACACATCAGAGTCCCCAGAGTTCTGGAGCCTTCCAGACTGCAGACTCCCTAGATCCaggtctccagcttgccagccttccctcccccaacctcggCCTTTCCTACCTGGGGCAGGTGGAGCTCCCTCCGTGGACAGGCCCAGTGGGCCAGTGGCGCTCGGCACAGGGGGCAGAGGTggcagcaggggcaggggcagagaggCGGCAGGGCCTGCAAGAGGCTGAGTCAGGGGCTCCGCGACATTCCTGCTCCTCCCCTCTCCGGGCTGGGCAGAGACTCACGTGGCAGCGGGGAGGAGGCACCATCACACAGGGACACGGTGGGGCTGAGCCAGGGCCCGGCTGGTGAAGgtagcaggcagagaggaggcgCCTGGAAAGAACAGTGGGGTCTGTCTGTCTGTAGTCCTCAATGCTACCAGCAGGCTGGCACCCAAGTCCCGCTTTTAACAAACACTCATGGAGTGCTTACTGTATGCAGGCACTGTTCTCAATGCTTTACATATGAACTTATTCAATCTGATCTTTAAAACAACCCTggaggacctccctggtggcgcagtggttaagaatccacctgccaatgcaggggacatgggttcaatccctggtccgggaagatcccacatgccgtggagcaactaagcctgtgagccacaacgactgagcctgtgctctagagcctgcgagccacaactactgagcccgcatgctacaactactgaagcctgcgtgcctagagcccgagctctgcaacaagagaagccactgcaatgagaagcccgcgcaccacaacgaagagtagcccccgctagacACAACCAGGGAAAACCCGCatgcagcgacaaagacccaacacagccaaaaataaataaataaataaataaataaatttataaaaaaaaaacaaaaccctggaaGGCAAGTActatatcattcccattttacagaagaggaaacccagGCAGTGAGAGGTGaaatgactcacccaaggccATACAgctggtggcagagctggaatcagAACCCAAGGGGTCTGGATCCAGAGGTCTGGCCTAGCCGTTTCACTGAGCCACCCCTTTCCCACCTGCCCTCCATCCAAAGGCTTGTCTCCGGCCGCGCTCACCTCTCCAGCTCATGGACCTGCTGGGCCAGGATGCGCTGCTCATCTTGGGCCAGGTCCCGGCTGCTCTGCAGCTGcctcttttctttcctaggaAGAGCAGGCCCCGGGACCATGACAGGAGGCAGGGCTGGCGGGGGTATCAGTCAGCCCCTCTTCACTGCAGCACAGTATGAGCCCCAGGAGGCAGGTGGGGACAGAAGGGGAGCCAGGgaccagggaagggaggaagccCAGCAGTGAGGGGCGGGGCACAGAGTGCccggctgggggcggggccctACCTGAGCCTCTCGTTCTCCAGCATGAACTCCTGCAGCATCCCGTAGAGGTTCCGCTGAGCCCAGGCCACCCGGGCCCCAGTGAGTCCAGAGGCTGCAGGGAAGAGGGAGGTGGCTGGAGCCCCAGGAGCCCCAGACCCTATCCTCATCTcgccccacccccagggagcTGATACCTTTGGGGTCCATTTGGCCCAGTTGGGACCGCAGGCGATGGTTCTCCTCCTGGAGCTGCAATAGCTCAGTCTCCAAATGCTGGGGTGGCTTTGCCACAGGGGACTGcagagaaacagacccagagatGCTGCTTGTGGTTGTAAATGCTTCACACTGCACAAGGGCTCTGGGGTTGCAGAGTGAGTGGAGCTTAAAATCCAGCCCATGCTCCACTTGCCAGCCTTGAATCCTGGCCCAAGGCTGCATCCATTTGGAGGGGGCACCTTGCTCTAACAGCATTAAAGTGCCATGTGGCCTCAGCTGTATGCCTGGAGGGCCCGCTCTAAGCTACACCCTGTCCAACCCCAAACTCAGCTCTGTTCAAACCTTGGCCCAGATTGTGACCCCAAATAAGACCCCACGTCAGACTCCAACTTAACTCAGACTTATCATGATACCAGCTTGGATGTTGGCCAGACCCTGAATCATATTCCTAATCAGACTCCCACCCTAGACCCGCCGTCACCCTGACCGTGACCcgacacccaccccccacccaaccATAACCCCATCATCAAGATCCCGACCCTAATCCCAACTCTGACTCAGTCCCAGACTTCAACATGACACCAACTCAGTCTTCAGCTATTGCCTGATTCCCCACCCTCTGTCCTGCCCGTCCCTCTGCCTGCGTCTCTCTCCACTCACCTTGGGGGCCTGGGGCCGAGTGGTGATCCGCTGAGCTCGGCTTGCATATCGCAGGGTGCTAAGGGTCTCGGGAAGGCACTGGGCTGAGGGGGACACGCAGGCCACCTGGGGAGGACTGCCCCTGAGTGTTCCTCTCTGGGAGCCCTCCCTCAGGACCCCGCCCTCCCTGCCAGTCCCCCTTAGGTACCATGAGGGTCACCCCACGCCCCCCCAGCGAGTCCGCCAGCAGCTTGGTGAGCTTGCTGTCCCGGAAGGGGATGTGGCTCTGCTTCCGCTGTGGGTCCAGCAGCAGGGAGATGCAGTGACCTGGGTAGGGAAGGCAAGGTTACCCTCCATGTCCAAGGCCACCCAGCTGGTACTCTGCAGAGCCAGGATCTCCACCCAGGCTTGTAGGTCTCTAAGATATCTCTTTCCACGTGATCTCATTATCCATTCAGATCGGCCTCTGCCACCAGACTGGGCTCCATCCCTGATCCCCAGGGCCCACCGAAGGGCCTGGCACTTGGCAGGGGCTCAAGAAATGTCTGACAAATAAATCGAATGAAGAGGCGTTCCCTATGCATCTCCCCATGCATGCACAGAGGAAGGCCAAGGCCCCAGCTGTTAAGGATCTCAAGGCCCAatgacctggggggtggggaggtgggaagaCAGGTTAGTGCCCTTCCCCTCActgggcctcagtcttcccaAATGCAACAAGGGACAGGTTGAATGTCTGAGGGCTCACACTCTGCACTTGAGTGTTTCTACCTCCCCAGTTAGAATGTAACTGTATCCTCAGGATTTATAGATCCATAAAcaaagttctaagagggaaagcATGAGACAACAGCAAGTCGAGGCCAGAGGGAGGCCTGTGGCTTCTGGATCACAGCTCTTTAACTCTCCTCCATGCCCTACAACTCCTCTGGTTTCCCCCACTGTGGACAGCTATGGGTAAGGCACAGAGAAGGGATTCAGGAAGTCAGTCCAGCTGGCGCCAGATCTCACCCAGGGCCAGCAGGCTGCGGTTGATGCTGTTGGCCTCAAGCATCAGCTCCCCACGGGATCCTGTGGCCGCCACCTTCTCACTGCCAGCCAGGTCTACAAAGCACAGCTTCCCCCCGGCAGGGGGTTCCCCGGGATCCACAGGAGGCATCTGCTGGGGTTAGGGGAGCAGGGCTTGATGGGGATGTGGGAGGGGCTGTCCCCATCAAAGGCCAAGGGTTTTCACCATTACCTCCTGTGTACGCCCAAGTTGTTTTATACATCCAGAGGCAGACCCTTGCTGGGTGGCCCTGGGCCAGCTCCTTCCCCAAGCTGGGGCACTCACAGTTTGGTGGCTGATATATAGTGTGAGCAGGGCATGGCTTCGGCTGGAGGCCTGGTTCATGGTGTGAGCTGAGCTCCTTCGACGGCTAAGACCTAGAGGGGAAAAACATATGGAGCTGGACATGGTAGGAAGAGCAAGTGGTCACCAACAAAGAAAAAGGAGCAAACGCATCCTGGTAGAGGGCCCAACcagtgcaaaggcacagaggcaggagAGTGGAATGATGGGTGCTGGGTAGGGTTCTAGCACAGATAGGTGAAAGGGGGCTGGAGAGAACTGACTGGAAGAACGTCAGTCTGATTCACATTTTATCAACATCTCTCCCACTGCTGTGTGGACGGAGAGAAACTCAGACAAAGAGATCAACTGGGAGGCATGGCACAATGCTCGGCCCGAGCCCAGAGTCTCAGTGTCCCTGATGCCAgccacagtaggtgctcaataaaaatgtgatgaatggatgaatgagagTGGAACGGAAGGGCCTTTAGGCTAGGCTAGGAGGTATGGCCTTTACTCTCAGGGCACTGGAAAGGTCTGGAAGGGAAGAGGGATGTGGTTTGCTACATGGAGAAGCATGGACTGAAAGGAGGAGACCCTTCCAGGGGGTAAAACTGAGGCCTGACTGAGGCAGAAGCCCAGGGCTGGAGAGGAGGGTGGGAAGAGTCTGGAAGGCAAAATCAGCAGGCCTGGCGGGTAGGGGTGGGGGACCTTCTTGGGCTGTATCTGAATTGTTGGTTTGCTGGCTCTTTTCTCCCACAAGGGTCATCTCTGAACCCACAGCTCCAGCCTGGGGCCCCAAGGGCACTCAGTGAACAGGTGAAAAATGGGCATCTCTCGTACCCCAAAGCTCCCCTGAAATAGCACGCACCCATCTGCAGAAGTTCCATCAGGGCCCCCAGACTCCCAAACTCCACCACCCGCAGCTGCTCCACATAGAAGCCCCGGGTCTTGTTCCAGCGAACAGGGAGGGGCCGGGGAGCCCCTAGGCTCAGCAAGTCTCGAACCTgagagaggagggtggagggtgagggagggaccTCTCTGAGTTCTTGCTTCATCCACCCGAGACCTTATGGTCGACAGTCCCGCATCTATTCTGCCCCTTGACCCAGCCTCCTTGGAAAGAAATGCCTCCTTTTCCTTGTGGGCTGTCTTTCTAGCCTTCTCGGTCCCCCACCTGTTCATTGTAGATCTCCAGATAGGAGGCATGGAGAGTGACAGGGGCACCGAGGTGCTGCACGCGGTCGAACAGCCAGGCGAAGGTCCTCTGCATGATGCCGGCCAGGCTGGGGGGTACGGGCACGCCCTCCCCCTGGGGGAAGAAACAGCTGAGCCTGGGGCTGGCTTACCACCACCTCCGCAGTTATAATTACCCTTTGTAGAGCACTGTGCCAAATTCCCATACAACATCACCTTTAATTCTCAGTCAGTACTatcacttccattttacagatgaagaaactgagagctAGTAAGTAAAGGGGACACAATTTGAACCCAGGTGCTCTAGATTGGCCAAGTCCCTTCACCTccttgatcctcagtttcctcgtctgcaaATAAATGGGGCTGGGCGTCATCGTCCACGTCCCTTCCCTCTGGGAGTCTGCGCTGCCTGCGGCTCCCCAGGGCTTCTCGCCCACCGACCCCTGaccccccgcgcccccccccccggggTCTCCGAATGCGATCGGCCCACCTGGGAAGGAGGTCCGGTCAGGGTGTAGGTCTTCCCGGAGCCGGTCTGGCCGAAGGTGAAGACGGTGCAGGAGAAGCTGCGGGCCGCAGGGGTGTGGCTGTAcccgggggcggggtggggggggcgaggggcggggccgtgcggggaggggcggggcgtcACCGGGCCTCACTCACCCGCGCAGCGCCAGGTCGCCCAGGCGCCGCACGCCGCAGGCCCGGAACACGTCCTCTTGCGTGCGCGCCCCGTCCAGCACCGCGCCGAAGCGGAACGCCACGTCGGGGCCCCCGCCCGGGGGGCTCACCTGGGAGAGGGGGCCGTGGAGAAGGGGGCGGGGCACTCCGGGGAGGGCGGGGCTTACCTGGGGGAGTGCGGGGCCTGGGGGAAATTGGCCCGGAGGGACCTGGCGTCTTCCCGGTAGGTGTTTTTTGGGGAGTGCGGGGGAGGTCCTCACCTGCAGAGTCCGGGTCCCTGAGCAGTGCAGCACGCTCTGCTCCCCTCGACGCAGCTCCGCCGCGCTCATGGGACGCACCCTGTGGTCCGaagaggcggggagggggcggatgGTCCATCCTGAAATCTCCATCAGTGCCTTGCTCGCTTGGACCCCTCCTAGCCAACCTATACCCACCTGAGCACCACCTGGATGGGCGTTTCTGGCCCCTCTGGCCCCTGCTCCAGGTTCCGCGCGGGGTCCCTGCGGCAGCAACGCGAGTTAACCATCCCTGCGCCAGCGGCTCCTTGAACCTCCCTGAATCTGTACTTACCCGTCGGGGGACCCGCGTTCCTCCATGTTCTGCTTTGCACACGGGTTAGCTCCGCCCGAGTCTCCTTCTTTTCCCTCCCCAGTACCCTCCCCCTTCACCACACTGGGACTGGCTATACACACCTTACGTCCTCCACCCTCATCCCCCGCTTCCCAGGCAGCCATCCATCCGGAAAGGCTGGGCCTGCCCAGGGCTAGCTAGTTAAAGATTTACCCACCACCACCTCTGTGGTGGAGAGAGTCTGTAGCTAGGGGACTCTGGAGTCTGAGGATCACTTGCTCTTGGCCAGTCCCATCAGGAGGGACCACCCAGACCAGCCTCCTCTgtgcacagatggggaaactgaggccgggaTGGGAAGGACTCAGCCAAGGCCGCACAGCAAGTCTGGGCAGAGCATGGACCAGGCTCTTCCTACTTTCTCCACGTACTCCTCCAGTTTTGTAATCTTCCTCCCCACCTTACCCCTCCCCAGCAGTTCCAGCTTCCTCCAGCTCAGAGCCCCGGCAGGGGAAAGGggtctagaggggtgggaggggcccAGGTCTCAGTTCCAGGAAGATGTGGCTGGATTGAATTCCTTGAGCTGAGCTGACAACAGGCTCTGAAACATCTGGTTAAACTTTGGGCCACCTGCCTCTCCAATGCCAGAGCTGATCCAAGGCCAGGGAGGTTGTTTAACTCTCTCCTGGCTTGGCTGAGGAGAGCAGCAGAGATGTCTGTGAATATGCTGGGGTGGGGCAATCACCCATTCAGTGCCATTCTTCATGCAGGGCACCGGCTGGAGGAATCACATGCAGATCCTGCCCCTTCCAAGCTCATAGTCGTGCTGGGGAGACAGGTAAGTGCAATCTAATGTGCAGGGgtttggaggagggggtgggattcAGAGGCCTGTAGGAGGAGGGAGGTGAGAGTGGTGGGTgagggtgttccaggcagaggcagcATCCTGCAGGAAggccaggagggggtggggagatgtgTGTGGCATCGAGAGCTGGTTTGAGGCTGGACTCAGCTCACGAAAGGCACCTCAAAGAATCTGGACTCATTCCTCGGAGAATCAGGAAGCCAATGAAGGGTTACCAACAGGGAAGTGACAACATCATTAGGTACTGATTGTTATGATTATTGCCATTCTGGCTATCTCTGCATGTTCTCTGAATATTTCTGTAAATTCCTCTTCCTTCAAACAAACATTAGAATGAAAGCTCTAATAATCACCCCCTCTCGATGAAACACGCTCTATACCACCACAAATGACAGCCAACTATCAGAGCCACCCAAGTAGCAAATGATTTCTCTTGGGTGGCAGTGAGTTCCCCATGCACTGGAGGCATGCAAGCAAGAGCCCAGTTGACCTTTTGGTTTTATAGGGCCTTCTAGCTAGATCTGCAGGGAGAATTAGGTAGAGCAAAGAGCCACtgcctccagctctgccactaacaaACCACAGagccctgggcaagtcatttccccTTTTAGCCTGTTTCCTTCCTATGAAAAGAGATTAATGATCCTGCCCTTATTTTATATAGTTCTGTGATTTCAGTGAAACTATATTTGAAAGTGATTCATATATtgtaaagaattatttaaaagcaaaaataaaaatccctaGATGATCTCCAAGATTTCTTTTCAACTCTGAAGTTCCTTAATCTATTCTATTTTTTGAATCCTTGAGGTGGATAGGACAAGAATTACCATTcctgtttttcaaatgaaaacaaaacaaaacaaaacaggaagataGAGATAGGCAGGGGAAGTTGTCTAAGGGGAAAATAGCTGTAAATGGCCAAACTGAGAGAGTTTAAATCCA containing:
- the KIF12 gene encoding kinesin-like protein KIF12 isoform X2 translates to MAAWEAGDEGGGRKVCIASPSVVKGEGTGEGKEGDSGGANPCAKQNMEERGSPDGDPARNLEQGPEGPETPIQVVLRVRPMSAAELRRGEQSVLHCSGTRTLQVSPPGGGPDVAFRFGAVLDGARTQEDVFRACGVRRLGDLALRGFSCTVFTFGQTGSGKTYTLTGPPSQGEGVPVPPSLAGIMQRTFAWLFDRVQHLGAPVTLHASYLEIYNEQVRDLLSLGAPRPLPVRWNKTRGFYVEQLRVVEFGSLGALMELLQMGLSRRRSSAHTMNQASSRSHALLTLYISHQTMPPVDPGEPPAGGKLCFVDLAGSEKVAATGSRGELMLEANSINRSLLALGHCISLLLDPQRKQSHIPFRDSKLTKLLADSLGGRGVTLMVACVSPSAQCLPETLSTLRYASRAQRITTRPQAPKSPVAKPPQHLETELLQLQEENHRLRSQLGQMDPKASGLTGARVAWAQRNLYGMLQEFMLENERLRKEKRQLQSSRDLAQDEQRILAQQVHELERRLLSACYLHQPGPGSAPPCPCVMVPPPRCHALPPLCPCPCCHLCPLCRAPLAHWACPRRELHLPQLLASWQPLCWALRIHRPDMVPALMELLVSREDVTRATHCPQKKCLALRPQLTCPCLPVPLPGCPHVALALPSVQERGGAAVPNLARRLEALRDQIGSSLRRGRSQPHPSEGT
- the KIF12 gene encoding kinesin-like protein KIF12 isoform X1 is translated as MAAWEAGDEGGGRKVCIASPSVVKGEGTGEGKEGDSGGANPCAKQNMEERGSPDGDPARNLEQGPEGPETPIQVVLRVRPMSAAELRRGEQSVLHCSGTRTLQVSPPGGGPDVAFRFGAVLDGARTQEDVFRACGVRRLGDLALRGFSCTVFTFGQTGSGKTYTLTGPPSQGEGVPVPPSLAGIMQRTFAWLFDRVQHLGAPVTLHASYLEIYNEQVRDLLSLGAPRPLPVRWNKTRGFYVEQLRVVEFGSLGALMELLQMGLSRRRSSAHTMNQASSRSHALLTLYISHQTQMPPVDPGEPPAGGKLCFVDLAGSEKVAATGSRGELMLEANSINRSLLALGHCISLLLDPQRKQSHIPFRDSKLTKLLADSLGGRGVTLMVACVSPSAQCLPETLSTLRYASRAQRITTRPQAPKSPVAKPPQHLETELLQLQEENHRLRSQLGQMDPKASGLTGARVAWAQRNLYGMLQEFMLENERLRKEKRQLQSSRDLAQDEQRILAQQVHELERRLLSACYLHQPGPGSAPPCPCVMVPPPRCHALPPLCPCPCCHLCPLCRAPLAHWACPRRELHLPQLLASWQPLCWALRIHRPDMVPALMELLVSREDVTRATHCPQKKCLALRPQLTCPCLPVPLPGCPHVALALPSVQERGGAAVPNLARRLEALRDQIGSSLRRGRSQPHPSEGT
- the KIF12 gene encoding kinesin-like protein KIF12 isoform X3, producing the protein MAAWEAGDEGGGRKVCIASPSVVKGEGTGEGKEGDSGGANPCAKQNMEERGSPDGDPARNLEQGPEGPETPIQVVLRVRPMSAAELRRGEQSVLHCSGTRTLQVSPPGGGPDVAFRFGAVLDGARTQEDVFRACGVRRLGDLALRGFSCTVFTFGQTGSGKTYTLTGPPSQGEGVPVPPSLAGIMQRTFAWLFDRVQHLGAPVTLHASYLEIYNEQVRDLLSLGAPRPLPVRWNKTRGFYVEQLRVVEFGSLGALMELLQMGLSRRRSSAHTMNQASSRSHALLTLYISHQTQMPPVDPGEPPAGGKLCFVDLAGSEKVAATGSRGELMLEANSINRSLLALGHCISLLLDPQRKQSHIPFRDSKLTKLLADSLGGRGVTLMVACVSPSAQCLPETLSTLRYASRAQRITTRPQAPKSPVAKPPQHLETELLQLQEENHRLRSQLGQMDPKASGLTGARVAWAQRNLYGMLQEFMLENERLRKEKRQLQSSRDLAQDEQRILAQQVHELERRLLSACYLHQPGPGSAPPCPCVMVPPPRCHALPPLCPCPCCHLCPLCRAPLAHWACPRRELHLPQVFGSKAPADMPLPARPPPWVPPCSPGSAKCSRERSHSDWIQTQVLAEMLTKEEVVPSAPPLPMGPLNTSPVLRGGAAVPNLARRLEALRDQIGSSLRRGRSQPHPSEGT
- the KIF12 gene encoding kinesin-like protein KIF12 isoform X4, with translation MAAWEAGDEGGGRKVCIASPSVVKGEGTGEGKEGDSGGANPCAKQNMEERGSPDGDPARNLEQGPEGPETPIQVVLRVRPMSAAELRRGEQSVLHCSGTRTLQVSPPGGGPDVAFRFGAVLDGARTQEDVFRACGVRRLGDLALRGFSCTVFTFGQTGSGKTYTLTGPPSQGEGVPVPPSLAGIMQRTFAWLFDRVQHLGAPVTLHASYLEIYNEQVRDLLSLGAPRPLPVRWNKTRGFYVEQLRVVEFGSLGALMELLQMGLSRRRSSAHTMNQASSRSHALLTLYISHQTQMPPVDPGEPPAGGKLCFVDLAGSEKVAATGSRGELMLEANSINRSLLALGHCISLLLDPQRKQSHIPFRDSKLTKLLADSLGGRGVTLMVACVSPSAQCLPETLSTLRYASRAQRITTRPQAPKSPVAKPPQHLETELLQLQEENHRLRSQLGQMDPKASGLTGARVAWAQRNLYGMLQEFMLENERLRKEKRQLQSSRDLAQDEQRILAQQVHELERRLLSACYLHQPGPGSAPPCPCVMVPPPRCHALPPLCPCPCCHLCPLCRAPLAHWACPRRELHLPQVFGSKAPADMPLPARPPPWVPPCSPGSAKCSRERWGCSSELGPETGGPQRPNRQLPSTWPEPATPQ
- the KIF12 gene encoding kinesin-like protein KIF12 isoform X5 translates to MAAWEAGDEGGGRKVCIASPSVVKGEGTGEGKEGDSGGANPCAKQNMEERGSPDGDPARNLEQGPEGPETPIQVVLRVRPMSAAELRRGEQSVLHCSGTRTLQVSPPGGGPDVAFRFGAVLDGARTQEDVFRACGVRRLGDLALRGFSCTVFTFGQTGSGKTYTLTGPPSQGEGVPVPPSLAGIMQRTFAWLFDRVQHLGAPVTLHASYLEIYNEQVRDLLSLGAPRPLPVRWNKTRGFYVEQLRVVEFGSLGALMELLQMGLSRRRSSAHTMNQASSRSHALLTLYISHQTQMPPVDPGEPPAGGKLCFVDLAGSEKVAATGSRGELMLEANSINRSLLALGHCISLLLDPQRKQSHIPFRDSKLTKLLADSLGGRGVTLMVACVSPSAQCLPETLSTLRYASRAQRITTRPQAPKSPVAKPPQHLETELLQLQEENHRLRSQLGQMDPKASGLTGARVAWAQRNLYGMLQEFMLENERLRKEKRQLQSSRDLAQDEQRILAQQVHELERRLLSACYLHQPGPGSAPPCPCVMVPPPRCHALPPLCPCPCCHLCPLCRAPLAHWACPRRELHLPQVWFLQRQTS